Below is a genomic region from Ammonifex degensii KC4.
GTAATAAAGGAGGGTTACGTAGAAATGAAAAGGGAAAGAATAGTTGCTCCTAACGCTCCTTCGGCTATAGGGCCTTATTCTCAAGCTGTACGTGTAGGTTCATTGGTATTTGTCTCTGGCCAGGTACCGTTAGATCCGTCCACAGGTCAGTTAGTAGAGGGAGATATAGGAACGCAGACGGAGCGCGCTATTCAAAATATAGAGGCTATTCTTGAGGCAGCAGGCTTAGGACTGAAAAATGTAGTAAAGACTACAGTTTTTTTGACGGATATTAACGAATTTCCTGTTGTTAACGAGGTGTACGCACGTTATTTTGGAGATAGTTTGCCAGCTCGTTCGGCTGTCCAAGTTGCAGGTTTGCCTAAAGGAGCACGAGTGGAAATAGAAGCAATAGCATGGGATCCGGGTCACGGTAAAGAGGGTGTGGCAGGGAAAACCAGCCAATAACCTGTATGTGGTATCTGTGGAGGTATATAAGGACCCACCGCCAGGAGCTCCGCAGCTACGCAACTGCACCTGGCGGTGGGTCCTATGTATGCAGCACAGTGTTCTTGGAGATCCTTAGTTTTGAACCCTTCATAGGTAGGCTCAAATTCCTCTTTTGCAGGCTTAAAATCTAACTTCCAGGAGTTAAGTGCCGGATCCTCAAACGACTGTTCGCCGGAAGCCCTAATCTTTTCCTACTCCCATGCCCCTGCAACTCTCGAGCTTTTGTTAATCCTTAAAGAGTGTCGCCCTGAGGAGAGGCCGGAGTTCCGTTCAC
It encodes:
- a CDS encoding RidA family protein: MKRERIVAPNAPSAIGPYSQAVRVGSLVFVSGQVPLDPSTGQLVEGDIGTQTERAIQNIEAILEAAGLGLKNVVKTTVFLTDINEFPVVNEVYARYFGDSLPARSAVQVAGLPKGARVEIEAIAWDPGHGKEGVAGKTSQ